The proteins below are encoded in one region of Spirochaetota bacterium:
- the rsmH gene encoding 16S rRNA (cytosine(1402)-N(4))-methyltransferase RsmH encodes MEEGTQYYHTPVMPQEVLTFLSGIEGIETSVVVDCTVGEGGHSELILKTWDRLKLYGFERDREILAIAHKRLSPYGNRVVLINDNFKNLWLHCKGMENSIAAFLYDFGISSFHFDGSNRGFAFKTKEKLDMRLDNSVTLTAYDVVNNFSENELTQIFSTYGQERWSRRIARKIVKMRTEEAIETTEQLANIVVQAIPKQYRVKYIHPATRVFQALRIFINDELSAINESLKCALGYVKPGGRIIAISFHSLEDRIVKDRFRRWAKGCSCDNDGLLCRCPANPLVTVLTKKPLQPKESETRQNPRSRSAKLRVCQKI; translated from the coding sequence ATGGAAGAAGGTACACAATACTATCACACCCCGGTTATGCCTCAGGAAGTGCTGACGTTTCTTTCTGGCATTGAGGGGATAGAAACATCTGTTGTGGTAGATTGCACAGTTGGTGAGGGTGGGCATTCGGAATTAATCCTTAAAACATGGGATAGGCTGAAGCTGTATGGCTTTGAACGGGACAGAGAAATATTAGCAATAGCTCATAAAAGGCTTTCACCGTATGGGAATAGAGTAGTGTTAATAAATGATAATTTTAAAAATCTCTGGCTTCATTGCAAAGGGATGGAAAATTCAATAGCTGCGTTTTTATATGACTTTGGGATTTCTTCGTTCCATTTTGATGGCAGCAATAGGGGTTTTGCATTTAAAACGAAGGAAAAGCTGGATATGCGCCTTGATAATTCGGTAACGCTTACTGCATATGATGTGGTGAATAATTTTAGTGAAAATGAATTAACGCAAATTTTTAGCACCTATGGGCAGGAACGCTGGTCGCGCCGTATTGCCCGCAAGATTGTAAAGATGCGAACTGAAGAAGCTATTGAAACAACAGAGCAACTGGCAAACATCGTGGTGCAGGCAATCCCAAAACAGTACAGGGTTAAATATATTCATCCTGCTACAAGGGTTTTTCAAGCATTACGAATTTTTATTAATGATGAGCTGTCGGCTATTAATGAATCGCTAAAATGTGCACTGGGGTATGTTAAACCTGGTGGGAGAATTATTGCCATATCATTTCATTCACTGGAAGACCGTATTGTGAAGGACAGATTCAGGCGATGGGCCAAAGGGTGTAGCTGTGATAATGACGGATTGTTATGCAGGTGCCCTGCCAATCCTCTTGTTACTGTGTTGACAAAAAAACCGCTACAGCCTAAAGAGTCCGAAACCAGGCAAAACCCACGTTCGCGCAGTGCAAAATTACGGGTATGTCAAAAGATATGA
- the murF gene encoding UDP-N-acetylmuramoyl-tripeptide--D-alanyl-D-alanine ligase: MIVRFETTSQTIADAINAVHHGDGQPVQYITTDSRLVEDKSLFVPIAGNTFDGHDFIEAVCKTGKCTSFLTHKPDKVNIAHQYNASAIYCNDTLQAYAAIARWHRKKFDIPVIGVTGTNGKTTTKEMIAQVLSSEGQCLKTQKNYNNEIGVPYTILHMKTAHSFAVIEMGMNHPGEISRLSQIAIPTVAVITNIGEGHLEFLGSTENVAHAKAEILDGMAAGSICLLNNDTRHTEVVKKKAREKNIKVITFGLTGDIAPASYRLFQDKTVVEYDGVEITVPAYGFHNVYAAIATIAVAGIMGKSVVKVKEALHNFRSVAMRSDIKKERCTIIDDCYNANPLSMEYAFKSASMVFPDKRKIAVLSDMKELGTFSRDLHFTVGTKLKASGFSYVFVWGNDARYIAEGAIAGGLDSTQVKSFDSKEELIAFLLQFVKHDDVVLVKGSRSMKMEDVVNALEQ; the protein is encoded by the coding sequence GTGATAGTTCGGTTTGAAACAACTTCACAAACTATTGCTGATGCCATTAATGCAGTTCATCATGGTGATGGACAGCCAGTGCAGTATATTACTACTGATTCACGTCTTGTAGAAGATAAAAGCCTCTTTGTGCCAATAGCTGGCAACACATTTGATGGGCATGATTTTATAGAAGCTGTGTGTAAAACCGGGAAGTGCACTTCATTTTTGACACACAAACCGGATAAAGTAAATATAGCTCATCAATATAATGCAAGCGCTATTTATTGTAATGACACATTACAGGCGTATGCAGCAATAGCACGCTGGCACAGGAAAAAATTTGACATACCTGTTATTGGTGTAACTGGTACCAATGGCAAGACAACCACAAAAGAAATGATTGCACAGGTTCTTTCATCTGAAGGCCAGTGCCTTAAAACCCAGAAAAATTATAATAATGAAATTGGTGTACCATATACCATACTGCATATGAAGACTGCTCACAGCTTTGCTGTTATTGAGATGGGGATGAACCATCCCGGAGAGATATCGCGCCTTTCGCAGATTGCCATTCCCACAGTAGCTGTTATTACCAACATAGGTGAGGGGCATCTGGAATTTTTGGGATCAACTGAAAATGTTGCGCATGCAAAAGCTGAGATACTGGATGGGATGGCTGCAGGAAGCATATGCTTACTGAATAATGATACAAGACACACTGAAGTTGTAAAGAAGAAAGCACGTGAAAAAAATATAAAAGTTATAACCTTTGGACTTACCGGTGATATAGCACCAGCGTCATATAGATTGTTTCAGGATAAAACAGTAGTGGAATATGATGGTGTTGAAATTACTGTGCCTGCATATGGCTTTCATAATGTATATGCGGCGATAGCTACCATTGCTGTTGCCGGGATTATGGGGAAATCAGTTGTAAAAGTAAAAGAAGCTTTACATAATTTCAGGTCTGTAGCAATGCGCAGTGATATTAAAAAAGAGCGCTGCACCATCATTGATGATTGTTATAATGCAAACCCATTATCGATGGAGTATGCATTTAAAAGCGCTTCAATGGTATTTCCAGATAAACGAAAGATTGCTGTATTATCAGATATGAAAGAGTTAGGAACATTTTCTAGGGATTTGCATTTTACAGTTGGAACCAAATTAAAGGCATCAGGGTTTTCATATGTTTTCGTATGGGGTAATGATGCACGGTATATTGCCGAAGGTGCTATTGCTGGTGGATTAGACAGTACGCAGGTAAAATCTTTTGATTCCAAAGAGGAGCTTATTGCATTCTTGCTGCAATTTGTAAAGCACGATGATGTGGTGCTTGTGAAAGGTTCTCGTTCAATGAAGATGGAAGACGTAGTAAACGCATTGGAACAGTGA
- a CDS encoding UDP-N-acetylmuramoyl-L-alanyl-D-glutamate--2,6-diaminopimelate ligase codes for MDIRTYNSFDLYTLLNDTEVTIIKGDEDIRISAIEYDSRKVEKEGLFVAIEGIETDGHKFIKDAVENKASCIVLQENRLDEFSSLLEQYDIAVATAKDTRRALSQISARFYGEPSLQAVVIGVTGTNGKTTTTYMLESILSRAGFTCGVLGTINYRWKDKVINASHTTPESRDLQEIMSTMVLDGVDCIIMEVSSHALSLLRVDDIHFDCAIFTNLTRDHLDYHITFNDYFMAKVRLFEILNKSLKQKKAAFINADDNYGRQILQWRQRYGYPLFSFGINNTADYHCIESSIQISIKGTQFATDLPFAKQFTMKLAGRFNVYNALGAIGVADFLNVPIGRIVTGISVLSSVPGRFDTILSPEGFAVVVDYAHTNDALEKLLLSVRSLKPERIITVFGCGGNRDKTKRPLMGKVSEEYSDLVIVTSDNPRKENPEAIIRDITAGMKTNRYQVIINREEAIKHAIYMAQKDDVIVIAGKGHEDYQIIGTKKYHFDDREVARKYINERLAK; via the coding sequence ATGGATATACGAACATACAACTCTTTTGATCTATATACATTACTTAATGATACTGAGGTCACAATTATAAAGGGTGATGAGGATATCCGTATCAGCGCTATTGAATATGACTCACGGAAGGTTGAAAAAGAGGGGCTGTTTGTTGCTATTGAGGGAATAGAAACTGATGGACATAAATTTATAAAAGATGCTGTTGAAAATAAAGCATCGTGCATAGTCTTGCAGGAAAATCGCCTTGATGAATTTAGCTCTTTGCTTGAGCAATATGATATTGCGGTAGCAACAGCAAAAGACACACGAAGAGCGTTGTCACAAATTTCAGCCAGGTTTTATGGTGAACCTTCGTTGCAGGCTGTTGTCATTGGTGTTACCGGTACCAATGGCAAAACTACCACTACGTATATGCTTGAATCAATATTGTCAAGAGCGGGCTTTACCTGCGGGGTTTTGGGTACCATTAACTATCGCTGGAAAGATAAGGTAATCAATGCTTCACATACAACACCCGAGTCCAGGGACCTTCAAGAGATTATGTCAACAATGGTTCTGGATGGTGTTGATTGCATCATAATGGAAGTTTCTTCCCATGCACTATCGCTTTTACGGGTTGATGATATACATTTTGATTGTGCCATATTCACCAACCTCACACGCGACCATTTGGATTATCATATTACATTCAATGACTATTTTATGGCAAAAGTGCGTTTGTTTGAAATTTTGAATAAAAGCCTAAAGCAGAAAAAAGCAGCATTCATTAATGCTGATGATAATTATGGCAGACAGATATTACAATGGCGCCAGCGCTATGGTTATCCGCTTTTCTCGTTTGGCATTAATAATACTGCTGATTATCATTGCATTGAATCATCAATTCAGATTTCAATTAAAGGCACGCAATTTGCCACAGATTTACCATTTGCCAAACAATTCACCATGAAATTGGCAGGCCGATTTAATGTGTATAATGCATTGGGTGCAATTGGTGTTGCTGATTTTTTAAATGTGCCTATTGGCAGAATAGTAACAGGAATTTCAGTGCTATCCAGTGTCCCCGGCAGATTTGATACAATTCTATCACCTGAAGGTTTTGCCGTAGTTGTAGATTATGCACATACCAATGATGCACTGGAAAAATTATTGCTTTCAGTACGTTCATTAAAACCTGAGCGCATTATAACGGTGTTTGGCTGCGGTGGTAACAGGGATAAAACAAAGCGGCCATTGATGGGAAAAGTCAGTGAGGAATATTCTGACCTGGTTATTGTAACCAGTGATAATCCCAGAAAAGAAAATCCTGAAGCTATAATACGGGATATTACAGCAGGAATGAAAACAAACCGTTATCAGGTCATTATCAATCGTGAAGAAGCAATCAAACACGCAATATATATGGCACAAAAGGATGATGTTATTGTCATAGCGGGCAAAGGCCATGAGGATTATCAGATTATTGGTACAAAGAAATATCACTTTGATGACAGGGAAGTTGCCCGTAAATATATAAACGAGAGGCTTGCGAAGTGA
- the ftsW gene encoding putative lipid II flippase FtsW: MDVKAVIDTRRKGEPEMGLFIVAFILIGIGIAMTYSASALFAERTFGDSLYFLKRQLVWSCAGFIIMMFVQQIDYRYYQQYTKIMLIFTLLTLVLVLIPGLGISVKGSSRWLGFGLLRFQPSELVKLFIVIYFAKVFSYEHQRDINVLQLLLPLLIVGVFFLLIMLQPDFGTAIDVAIISVVLLFVSGFPLVYMLGLAVLSVPMFYLLIYQVEYRRERILAFLDPWSDRFGKGYHIIQSFIAFKLGGLLGAGLGSGTQKIKRLPEPHTDFIFAVIAEETGLVGTFSVVILYLLFFYFGVKIALRAPDEYGRLLAMGLTLLVTVQAFLNISVVIGVLPTTGIPLPFISYGGSSLMVTMIGTGILLNISKYREVVAQELKYSGEVWV; the protein is encoded by the coding sequence GTGGATGTAAAGGCAGTCATTGATACACGCAGAAAAGGCGAACCTGAGATGGGGCTGTTTATAGTGGCTTTCATACTCATTGGTATTGGTATTGCCATGACCTACAGCGCAAGTGCACTTTTTGCAGAAAGAACATTTGGTGATTCTTTATATTTTTTAAAACGGCAGTTGGTATGGAGCTGTGCAGGTTTTATAATAATGATGTTTGTCCAACAGATTGATTACAGGTACTATCAGCAATACACAAAAATAATGCTTATCTTTACTCTTTTAACGCTGGTGCTGGTTCTAATACCTGGATTGGGTATTTCAGTTAAAGGGTCTTCTCGATGGTTAGGGTTTGGATTATTACGGTTCCAACCTTCTGAACTGGTCAAATTATTTATAGTTATATATTTTGCAAAAGTTTTTTCCTATGAGCATCAGCGGGATATAAATGTATTGCAACTGCTGTTGCCTCTTCTCATAGTTGGCGTATTCTTTTTGCTGATTATGCTGCAGCCGGATTTTGGCACAGCAATAGATGTTGCAATCATTTCGGTGGTGTTACTCTTTGTTTCAGGTTTTCCGTTAGTGTATATGCTTGGGCTGGCTGTGTTGAGTGTACCAATGTTTTATCTTTTGATTTATCAGGTAGAATATAGGCGTGAGCGAATACTTGCATTTTTGGATCCATGGTCAGACCGTTTTGGGAAAGGATATCATATTATACAATCCTTTATTGCATTTAAGTTAGGCGGGCTTTTGGGTGCAGGTCTGGGTTCAGGTACTCAGAAGATAAAGCGCCTTCCTGAACCACATACAGATTTTATATTTGCTGTCATTGCTGAGGAAACAGGGCTGGTGGGGACTTTCAGCGTGGTAATTCTCTATTTGTTGTTTTTCTACTTTGGGGTGAAAATTGCTCTGCGTGCACCTGATGAATATGGTAGATTACTTGCTATGGGATTAACGTTACTTGTTACAGTGCAGGCGTTTTTAAATATTAGTGTTGTTATTGGTGTGTTGCCAACAACAGGGATACCATTGCCATTTATAAGTTATGGTGGGTCATCGCTGATGGTAACCATGATTGGAACGGGTATTCTGTTGAATATTTCAAAATATCGTGAAGTAGTTGCCCAGGAGCTTAAATACAGCGGCGAGGTGTGGGTATGA
- the mraY gene encoding phospho-N-acetylmuramoyl-pentapeptide-transferase: MFYHFILPLQEYLSFLRLFQYITFRSAYAALTSLLIVLIFGGMVIRWLTHLRFKEEIRTLGPQSHQKKAGTPTMGGVLILGAVLISVILWGNFKNLYFILLIVITVLLGAIGFIDDYIKSILKKKDGIPARLKFLLQCLSGLLIVLCIYFFPSNAKETTTLYVPFVNRAILDLSWIWILFAMLVIVGSSNAVNLTDGLDGLAIGTVTIVVGVLAVMAYLTGHQPIAQYLRIPYIPQAAELTVFLAALGGAGLGFLWFNSNPASVFMGDTGSLALGGIIGTVAIMIKKEFFLVIVGGIFVIEALSVMIQVTSYKLWKKRVFKMAPIHHHFELSGWPEQKVVVRMWIIGIILAILGLSSLKIL; encoded by the coding sequence ATGTTTTATCACTTTATATTGCCTTTACAGGAATATCTCTCGTTTTTGCGATTGTTTCAATATATCACGTTTCGCTCGGCGTATGCTGCATTGACATCGCTTTTAATAGTATTAATATTTGGCGGGATGGTTATACGCTGGCTGACGCATCTTCGGTTTAAAGAAGAAATTCGTACATTAGGGCCACAATCACATCAAAAAAAAGCAGGAACACCCACAATGGGTGGTGTACTTATATTGGGTGCAGTGCTTATCTCAGTTATTTTATGGGGGAACTTTAAAAATCTGTATTTTATTTTACTCATTGTCATTACTGTTCTTTTAGGTGCAATAGGGTTTATTGATGATTATATAAAATCAATACTAAAGAAAAAAGATGGCATTCCTGCGCGACTTAAGTTTTTGTTGCAGTGTTTGTCCGGGCTTTTGATTGTACTATGTATTTATTTTTTCCCATCAAATGCTAAAGAAACAACAACCCTGTATGTGCCTTTTGTCAATAGAGCAATACTTGATTTGTCCTGGATATGGATACTGTTTGCCATGCTTGTTATTGTTGGTAGTTCCAATGCTGTTAACCTTACTGATGGCCTTGATGGCCTTGCCATTGGTACAGTCACGATAGTTGTTGGTGTGTTAGCGGTCATGGCATATCTTACCGGACATCAGCCTATTGCACAGTATTTGCGTATTCCGTATATTCCACAGGCTGCAGAGCTTACAGTATTTTTAGCAGCATTGGGTGGTGCAGGTTTAGGTTTTTTGTGGTTTAATTCAAATCCTGCATCGGTGTTTATGGGCGATACGGGGTCATTAGCATTGGGGGGGATTATTGGGACTGTTGCCATAATGATTAAAAAGGAATTTTTTCTTGTCATAGTTGGCGGCATATTTGTTATTGAGGCACTATCGGTTATGATTCAGGTTACTTCATATAAATTGTGGAAAAAGCGTGTATTTAAAATGGCGCCCATCCATCACCACTTTGAGCTATCAGGTTGGCCGGAACAGAAGGTGGTGGTGCGTATGTGGATTATTGGCATTATACTGGCAATATTGGGATTAAGCTCTCTTAAGATTTTATAA
- the murG gene encoding undecaprenyldiphospho-muramoylpentapeptide beta-N-acetylglucosaminyltransferase, protein MKGTVLISGGGTGGHIMPGIALYEEFKSQGYNPLLLVGSNDVKFSSLNTIENLYTYNAPTMWKNIFNLPTFIVRFISALVWTMRFITKNNVAAVIGMGGYVSAPSLVGALLKKIPVYLCEQNVVPGMVTNVFAKRAKALFTTFEATADYLDIGLAHSIIHTGNPIRKQVVKQVDKNAALKRFNMMHCKKVILVIGGSQGALKLNELMYDMLTHYPENFADTGIIWSTGTYSYEQFKEKLQNVTHRASIFLAPYILDVENSYAACDIAISRAGAGVLMELAAWGIPSILIPYPYAAKDHQKKNAMEFVKAGAAEMIENSEATAQKVAPMIFDLLDNETLLARMSVKAKSLAKITAAQDIVNFIVKDCDLKK, encoded by the coding sequence ATGAAAGGGACAGTGTTGATCAGTGGTGGAGGTACAGGCGGGCATATTATGCCAGGAATAGCATTATATGAGGAATTCAAATCACAGGGATATAATCCCCTATTATTGGTGGGATCTAACGATGTAAAATTTTCTTCATTAAATACCATTGAGAATTTGTACACATATAATGCTCCAACGATGTGGAAGAATATTTTTAATCTTCCAACTTTTATAGTACGGTTTATTTCAGCATTAGTATGGACAATGAGGTTTATAACAAAAAATAATGTAGCTGCAGTCATTGGCATGGGTGGATATGTTTCAGCCCCTTCTCTTGTTGGAGCACTATTAAAAAAGATTCCTGTATATCTATGTGAGCAGAATGTTGTTCCTGGAATGGTAACCAATGTTTTTGCAAAACGGGCAAAAGCACTATTCACAACATTTGAAGCCACTGCTGATTATCTTGATATTGGACTTGCCCATTCTATTATTCATACTGGCAATCCTATCCGCAAGCAGGTAGTAAAACAGGTGGATAAGAATGCTGCATTAAAACGATTTAATATGATGCATTGCAAAAAAGTTATACTGGTGATAGGTGGAAGCCAGGGAGCTTTAAAACTCAATGAACTCATGTATGATATGCTGACGCACTATCCTGAAAATTTTGCAGATACCGGCATAATCTGGAGTACCGGTACATATTCGTATGAACAATTTAAGGAAAAACTGCAGAATGTTACCCATAGGGCTTCAATATTTCTTGCCCCATATATACTTGATGTAGAAAATTCTTATGCAGCATGTGATATTGCAATAAGTAGGGCTGGTGCCGGTGTATTAATGGAACTTGCAGCATGGGGTATTCCTTCAATATTAATTCCTTATCCGTATGCTGCAAAAGATCATCAGAAAAAAAATGCCATGGAGTTTGTAAAAGCCGGAGCAGCCGAAATGATTGAAAATAGTGAAGCGACAGCTCAAAAAGTGGCACCAATGATTTTTGATTTGCTTGATAATGAAACATTGCTGGCCAGGATGTCTGTAAAGGCAAAGTCACTGGCAAAAATTACTGCTGCACAGGATATTGTAAATTTCATTGTGAAAGATTGTGATTTAAAAAAATAG
- the mraZ gene encoding division/cell wall cluster transcriptional repressor MraZ, whose amino-acid sequence MFMGEYRPTLDEKCRVAIPIKLRKAFGEDNIIHKLIITHGFDKCVMAFREVDWKEFVETKLIPLSQADPMNRMRIRFLLGGATECELDKQGRILIPDYLLEYAQIKKDVVMLGLYNRIEIWSAEIYQQYKPDGEALNQFAHDLGF is encoded by the coding sequence ATGTTTATGGGTGAATACCGCCCTACGCTTGACGAAAAATGCCGCGTTGCAATACCCATAAAGCTGCGTAAAGCGTTTGGCGAAGACAACATAATACACAAATTAATCATAACGCATGGTTTTGATAAATGTGTTATGGCTTTCAGGGAAGTTGACTGGAAGGAATTTGTGGAAACTAAGCTTATCCCCCTTTCGCAAGCTGACCCCATGAATAGAATGCGTATCAGGTTCTTACTGGGTGGTGCAACGGAATGTGAACTGGACAAACAGGGAAGAATCTTAATCCCTGATTATTTACTTGAGTATGCACAGATCAAGAAAGATGTTGTCATGTTAGGTTTGTATAACCGTATTGAAATTTGGAGCGCTGAAATTTATCAGCAATACAAACCTGATGGGGAAGCATTAAATCAGTTTGCTCATGATCTGGGATTTTAA
- a CDS encoding P-II family nitrogen regulator, producing MKLIIAIIRPEKLADVKKELNEASINLMTVINSIGSGRQKGYPETYRGVKHEIRLLKKIELQIAVNDDYVEPTIKAITRGAKTGNIGDGKIFVIPIEECVRIRTGERGSRAIG from the coding sequence ATGAAATTAATTATCGCAATCATCCGTCCTGAAAAATTAGCGGATGTTAAAAAGGAGTTAAATGAAGCCAGTATTAATTTAATGACAGTAATCAACTCAATTGGCTCAGGCAGGCAGAAGGGCTACCCGGAAACCTACCGTGGCGTAAAACATGAAATACGCCTTTTGAAAAAAATAGAGCTTCAGATTGCTGTCAATGACGATTACGTTGAACCCACCATAAAAGCAATAACCCGCGGGGCAAAGACTGGCAATATTGGTGATGGGAAAATTTTTGTCATACCTATTGAAGAATGTGTTCGTATCCGCACTGGTGAACGCGGCTCACGAGCAATAGGTTAA
- the murD gene encoding UDP-N-acetylmuramoyl-L-alanine--D-glutamate ligase, translating into MEQKKHILVVGLGYRTGLASANFLVGKGFAVTVCDIKSRDELLPIINKLDGSVHVIAGNQDPSILESGFDEIVLSPGVPQSIPLIHEAKNKGIPVISEIELAYRYCSSRIVGITGTDGKSTTTMLTAHCLKALGFDAHPCGNIGIPYVSIVDTLQKDSVAVIELSSFQLETIDTFKPDVAILTNLTPDHLDRYSSLEEYFNAKMNIAKNQDSSDYFIVNSDDEFIAAHLPSLKATQYSFSLHKETDCYFKEGGLYCTLKGGQKLIAQASKLKILGLHNVQNAMAAILATLSLAKKLGRDINLSTLEDALYSFEGLPHRVQMVGHIEGRAFINDSKATTVGAVIMALKSISGNVILIIGGRAKGDDYSRLKNYLKGKVKALVLIGETKDEFSTLFSDMPHIKAHTMEDAVMKAMKVSAEGDTILLSPACASFDMYKNYEERGNDFIEIVKRLKQGQLRWM; encoded by the coding sequence GTGGAGCAGAAAAAACACATACTTGTAGTTGGATTGGGTTACCGGACAGGATTAGCCTCTGCCAACTTTCTTGTTGGCAAAGGTTTTGCAGTGACTGTATGTGATATTAAATCACGCGATGAACTGCTGCCCATCATTAATAAACTTGACGGAAGTGTGCATGTGATTGCTGGTAATCAGGATCCTTCAATTTTAGAATCCGGCTTTGATGAAATTGTGTTAAGTCCTGGAGTTCCCCAGAGTATACCATTAATACATGAAGCAAAGAATAAAGGAATACCGGTAATATCTGAAATTGAGCTAGCTTACCGGTATTGCAGTTCGCGTATAGTTGGTATTACCGGAACCGATGGCAAGTCAACTACAACCATGCTGACCGCACACTGCCTGAAGGCATTGGGCTTTGACGCGCATCCCTGTGGCAATATTGGCATTCCCTATGTTTCGATAGTTGATACATTACAAAAAGATTCGGTTGCGGTGATTGAACTTTCCTCTTTTCAACTGGAAACCATTGATACATTTAAACCGGATGTTGCAATCCTTACCAATCTTACTCCTGACCATTTGGACCGGTATAGTTCTCTTGAAGAATATTTCAATGCAAAGATGAATATTGCAAAAAATCAGGATAGTAGTGATTATTTTATTGTAAATAGTGATGATGAATTTATAGCAGCACATCTGCCATCATTAAAAGCAACTCAGTATTCATTTTCATTACATAAAGAGACTGACTGCTATTTTAAAGAAGGTGGGCTGTATTGCACACTGAAAGGCGGGCAGAAGCTGATTGCACAAGCTAGCAAACTTAAAATACTGGGGCTACACAATGTGCAGAATGCAATGGCGGCAATTCTTGCAACTCTGTCGCTTGCAAAAAAGCTTGGCCGTGACATTAACCTTAGCACACTTGAAGATGCACTGTATAGTTTTGAAGGTTTGCCACACCGGGTGCAGATGGTAGGCCACATTGAGGGAAGAGCGTTTATAAATGATTCAAAGGCAACGACGGTTGGTGCGGTAATCATGGCATTGAAAAGTATTTCAGGGAATGTGATACTTATTATAGGTGGTCGGGCAAAAGGTGATGATTATTCACGACTAAAAAATTATTTAAAAGGCAAAGTTAAAGCACTTGTTCTTATTGGTGAAACCAAGGATGAATTTTCTACACTTTTTAGCGATATGCCTCATATAAAAGCACATACTATGGAAGATGCAGTTATGAAAGCAATGAAGGTAAGTGCAGAAGGCGATACTATACTTCTGTCACCAGCTTGTGCTTCATTTGATATGTATAAAAATTATGAAGAACGTGGGAATGATTTTATTGAGATTGTTAAAAGACTTAAACAGGGGCAATTGCGGTGGATGTAA